A DNA window from Impatiens glandulifera chromosome 7, dImpGla2.1, whole genome shotgun sequence contains the following coding sequences:
- the LOC124945719 gene encoding probable leucine-rich repeat receptor-like protein kinase At1g68400 → MAMKWHLVLYLLTLNLCLLRALPNPDVKPLLAFKSGSDPSNKLTSWNTTTDLCTWYGVSCLQNRVSRLVLEGLGLTGSLEPLTALTELRVLSLKRNQFSGPIPNLSNFTALKLLFLSHNGFSGDFPTSITSLFRLFRLDLSNNDLSGDIPAEINRLTHLLTLRLEGNRFTGVISEMNLPNLQEFNVSGNKLAGEIPKSLAVFPESVFTGNNLLCGPPLAVCKSISADPTRPGSSTGAIAGNTVSSSPSSVPEINNNNNDAPINSRNHQHSGSGKISPLAIAAIIVGDVVVLALISLILYCYFWRNYAARKTQNGGGGGGGKSSRILEGEKIVYSSSPYPYPGSQPGFERGRMVFFEGARRFELEDLLRASAEMLGKGGFGTAYKAVLDDGNVVAVKRLKEANFAGRREFEQQMEVLGRLRHPNLVTLKAYYFARDEKLLVYDYMPNANLFWLLHGNRGPGRAPLDWTTRLKIAAGAARGISFIHSSCRSLRLTHGNIKSTNILLDKAGNACVSDFGLSMFSIQSSTQPRSNGYRAPESVLDPRKITQRSDVYSFGVLLLELLTGKCPSALDSLSGAGAGYGGGGAVDLPRWVQSVVREEWTAEVFDLELMRYKDIEEEMVGMLQIAMACTAASPDQRPKMSQVVKMIDEIRGIEFDSVSDSPSVSEDTGCASQ, encoded by the exons ATGGCGATGAAATGGCATCTGGTTTTGTATCTACTAACACTGAATCTTTGTCTCCTTCGAGCATTACCTAATCCAGACGTGAAACCACTCTTGGCTTTCAAGTCGGGTTCAGACCCATCAAACAAGCTGACATCTTGGAACACAACTACAGATCTCTGCACATGGTATGGAGTTTCTTGTCTTCAAAACCGAGTCTCAAGACTAGTTCTTGAAGGCTTAGGACTCACTGGTTCATTAGAGCCATTAACTGCACTAACTGAGCTCCGGGTTCTAAGTCTTAAACGAAATCAATTCTCCGGTCCTATTCCTAATCTTTCCAACTTCACTGCTCTTAAACTGCTTTTTCTCTCCCATAATGGATTCTCCGGCGATTTTCCGACTTCCATTACGTCACTTTTCCGGTTATTCCGTCTCGATCTGTCGAACAATGATCTCTCAGGTGACATTCCGGCGGAAATTAACCGGTTAACTCATTTGCTAACGCTCAGGCTTGAAGGGAATCGGTTTACCGGTGTGATTTCGGAAATGAATCTCCCAAATCTGCAGGAATTTAATGTTTCTGGAAACAAGCTTGCTGGTGAGATACCCAAATCTCTTGCCGTCTTCCCTGAATCGGTTTTTACAGGAAACAACCTCCTCTGCGGTCCTCCACTTGCGGTCTGCAAGAGTATTTCAGCTGACCCGACACGACCCGGGTCATCAACCGGCGCAATCGCCGGGAACACAGTTTCTTCTTCGCCGAGCTCTGTTCCGGagatcaacaacaacaacaacgatGCCCCAATTAATTCCAGAAATCACCAGCATTCAGGTTCAGGTAAAATCAGTCCACTAGCAATCGCGGCCATAATAGTCGGCGACGTGGTTGTTCTAGCTCTAATCTCACTCATACTCTACTGCTACTTCTGGCGAAACTACGCCGCCAGAAAAACCCAAAACGGTGGCGGCGGTGGTGGTGGTAAGTCATCGAGAATCCTTGAAGGAGAGAAGATAGTATACTCATCTAGCCCGTACCCGTATCCTGGTTCTCAACCTGGGTTTGAAAGGGGCAGGATGGTTTTCTTCGAAGGAGCAAGAAGGTTTGAACTTGAGGATCTCCTCCGGGCGTCGGCTGAAATGCTTGGGAAAGGTGGGTTCGGGACTGCATACAAGGCAGTCCTAGACGACGGCAATGTGGTGGCTGTGAAACGGTTGAAGGAGGCAAACTTCGCCGGAAGGAGAGAATTCGAGCAGCAAATGGAGGTTCTTGGAAGACTAAGACACCCTAATCTTGTTACCTTAAAGGCTTATTACTTTGCAAGAGATGAGAAGCTTCTGGTTTATGATTACATGCCGAATGCCAACTTGTTTTGGCTACTTCATG GTAACCGGGGGCCAGGACGTGCCCCACTGGATTGGACAACGCGGCTAAAAATTGCAGCGGGGGCAGCTCGAGGGATCTCTTTCATTCACAGCTCGTGCAGATCTCTAAGACTAACCCATGGCAACATAAAGTCCACAAACATTCTCCTAGACAAGGCGGGAAACGCATGTGTTTCTGACTTCGGACTGTCAATGTTTTCAATCCAATCGAGCACCCAACCGCGATCCAACGGGTATCGTGCTCCCGAATCTGTACTAGACCCGCGTAAGATAACCCAGAGATCAGACGTTTACTCTTTCGGAGTTCTTTTGCTGGAGCTGCTTACGGGGAAATGCCCTTCGGCCTTGGACAGTTTAAGCGGGGCAGGAGCTGGATATGGAGGAGGAGGTGCGGTGGATTTACCTAGATGGGTTCAGTCTGTTGTGAGggaggaatggacggctgaggTTTTTGATTTGGAATTGATGAGGTATAAGGATATTGAAGAGGAGATGGTGGGGATGTTGCAGATTGCTATGGCGTGTACGGCTGCTTCTCCTGATCAACGGCCCAAGATGAGTCAGGTTGTGAAGATGATTGATGAGATAAGGGGGATCGAGTTTGATTCGGTTTCTGACTCGCCATCTGTGTCTGAGGACACGGGATGTGCGAGCCAGTGA
- the LOC124946127 gene encoding glycosyltransferase BC10, producing MKTSSHFLQPSSLISMLLIFAFGLTIGIIFSSYINNNFSLNLHVTHFSFSSSPSSSSPSSSSPSSPSSPPSSLSPPSSSSSEAAAGAAEAKTASIDANPCSNSKTNDTHLGLRKFLEPPSLNHDMNDEELIWRASLTPKLKDSPFKTDPKVAFLFLARGPVWMSLLWEKFFKGYDGLYSVYVHSDPSYNQTDPESDIFHGRRIPSKVVGWGNVNMVEAERRLLANALLDFSNERFVLLSESCIPLFNFSTVYSYLMNSTQNFIEAYDLPGPVGQGRYSPKMAPTITIQLWRKGSQWFQIDRSMAIEVISDQEFFPMFQNHCDGSCYADEHYLPTLVSAKFWEKNSNRTLTWVDWARGGPHPTRFIRNDVTNELLMKLRNQTRCNYNGKDNNICFLFARKFMPNTLDRLLRFTPKIMGFNR from the exons ATGAAAACAAGTTCTCATTTCCTCCAACCATCAAGTCTCATTTCAATGCTCCTCATCTTTGCCTTTGGCTTAACCATTGGCATCATATTCAGCTCCTACATCAACAATAACTTCTCTCTAAATCTCCATGTCACTCACTTTTCATTCTCATCATCTCCATCTTCATCATCACCATCTTCATCATCACCATCTTCACCTTCATCACCACCATCTTCATTATCACCaccatcttcatcatcatcagaaGCAGCAGCAGGAGCAGCAGAAGCAAAAACAGCTTCGATTGATGCTAATCCATGTTCAAATTCAAAAACTAATGATACCCATTTGGGATTAAGGAAATTTCTGGAGCCTCCAAGCCTTAATCATGATATGAATGATGAAGAATTGATATGGAGAGCTTCATTGACTCCAAAACTAAAGGATTCCCCCTTCAAAACTGATCCCAAAGTTGCTTTCTTGTTCTTAGCTAGAGGACCTGTTTGGATGTCACTTCTATGGGAGAAGTTTTTCAAAGGGTATGATGGTTTATACTCTGTTTATGTTCATTCGGATCCATCTTACAATCAAACAGATCCTGAAAGTGATATTTTCCATGGTAGGAGAATCCCCAGTAAG GTTGTCGGGTGGGGAAATGTAAACATGGTCGAGGCCGAACGTCGGTTGTTAGCCAATGCCCTTTTAGATTTCTCGAACGAACGATTTGTTCTCCTCTCGGAATCATGCATCCCTCTATTCAACTTTTCAACAGTTTATTCCTACCTAATGAACTCGACACAAAACTTTATAGAGGCCTATGACTTGCCCGGACCAGTTGGCCAAGGTCGATATAGCCCCAAAATGGCACCTACCATCACGATTCAATTATGGAGAAAAGGTTCTCAATGGTTCCAAATAGACCGTTCAATGGCGATTGAGGTCATATCCGATCAAGAATTCTTTCCAATGTTCCAAAACCATTGCGATGGTTCATGTTACGCGGACGAGCATTATTTGCCTACTTTGGTGAGTGCGAAGTTTTGGGAAAAGAATTCAAATAGGACATTGACTTGGGTTGATTGGGCTCGAGGTGGACCTCATCCGACGCGATTCATAAGAAATGATGTGACTAATGAACTTTTGATGAAATTGAGGAACCAAACAAGATGCAATTACAATGGAaaggacaataatatttgtttcttgTTTGCTAGGAAGTTCATGCCTAATACTTTGGATAGGTTATTGAGGTTTACCCCCAAGATCATGGGCTTCAACAGATAG